Proteins from a single region of Pseudomonas phenolilytica:
- the pyrR gene encoding bifunctional pyr operon transcriptional regulator/uracil phosphoribosyltransferase PyrR, producing the protein MTLPNPEQLLPEMAAALRQHLHSRAIVAPRFIGIRTGGIWVAQALLDEGSWDEPLGILDVSFYRDDFTQSGLHPQVRPSELPFEIEGQHLVLIDDVLMTGRTIRAALNELFDYGRPASVTLVCLLDLNARELPICPDVVGATLSLTPQQRIKLLGPAPLALELQTLDSAN; encoded by the coding sequence ATGACCCTGCCCAATCCCGAGCAGCTGCTACCCGAGATGGCGGCTGCCCTGCGTCAACACTTGCACAGCCGCGCCATCGTCGCACCGCGCTTCATCGGTATACGCACCGGCGGTATCTGGGTCGCCCAGGCGCTGCTCGATGAAGGCAGCTGGGACGAGCCGCTGGGCATCCTCGACGTATCCTTCTACCGTGACGACTTCACCCAGAGCGGCTTGCACCCGCAGGTGCGGCCGTCGGAGCTGCCGTTCGAGATCGAAGGACAGCACCTGGTGCTGATCGATGACGTGCTGATGACCGGTCGCACCATACGCGCGGCGCTCAACGAGCTGTTCGACTATGGCCGCCCGGCCAGCGTGACGCTGGTCTGCCTGCTCGATCTGAACGCTCGAGAGCTGCCGATCTGCCCGGACGTGGTCGGCGCCACGTTGTCGCTGACACCCCAGCAGCGCATAAAATTGCTCGGCCCCGCACCGCTCGCCCTCGAGCTGCAGACCCTCGATTCCGCCAACTGA
- the ruvX gene encoding Holliday junction resolvase RuvX, giving the protein MSAPRLLLGFDFGTKQIGVAVGQAITGQARELCVLKAQNGTPDWSRIEALLREWQPDALVVGLPLNMDGSPSEMSARAEKFARRLAGRFNLPVHTHDERLTTFEAKGERLRQGQHGGYRERPVDALAAALLLEGWLSEHATA; this is encoded by the coding sequence ATGAGCGCACCGCGTCTGCTGCTCGGCTTCGACTTCGGCACCAAGCAGATCGGCGTGGCAGTAGGCCAGGCCATCACCGGACAGGCACGTGAGCTCTGCGTGCTGAAGGCGCAGAACGGCACACCTGACTGGAGCCGGATCGAGGCACTGCTGCGCGAATGGCAACCCGACGCGCTGGTGGTGGGCCTGCCGTTGAACATGGACGGCAGCCCGAGCGAGATGAGCGCCCGCGCGGAAAAATTCGCCCGGCGCCTGGCGGGGCGTTTCAACCTGCCGGTGCACACCCACGACGAACGCCTGACCACCTTCGAGGCCAAGGGCGAACGCCTGCGCCAGGGCCAGCACGGCGGCTATCGCGAACGCCCGGTCGATGCGCTGGCGGCCGCACTTTTACTGGAAGGCTGGCTGAGCGAACACGCCACGGCCTGA
- a CDS encoding YqgE/AlgH family protein, whose protein sequence is MKSTAPSYLKHHFLIAMPHMADPNFAQALIYLIEHGPQGAMGLVINRPSGLNLADVLEQLRPEEPIAPACHELTVYSGGPVQSDRGFVLHPSEEQFQATLALGELGMSTSQDVLFAIADGHGPQQHFIALGYAGWDAGQLEAELADNAWLSCPADPRILFELPAEQRLQAAAASLGIDLRLLSSQVGHA, encoded by the coding sequence ATGAAAAGCACCGCGCCCAGCTACCTCAAGCATCATTTCTTGATTGCCATGCCACACATGGCCGACCCGAATTTCGCCCAGGCGCTGATCTACCTGATCGAGCATGGCCCTCAGGGCGCGATGGGACTGGTAATCAACCGCCCCAGCGGCCTCAATCTGGCCGATGTGCTCGAGCAGCTGCGTCCCGAAGAACCTATCGCGCCGGCTTGCCATGAGCTCACCGTTTACAGCGGCGGCCCGGTCCAGAGCGACCGCGGCTTCGTCCTGCATCCGTCAGAGGAGCAGTTCCAGGCGACCCTGGCGCTCGGCGAGCTGGGCATGTCCACCTCGCAGGACGTGCTGTTCGCCATCGCCGATGGCCACGGGCCGCAGCAACATTTCATCGCCCTCGGCTACGCCGGTTGGGACGCCGGCCAGCTGGAGGCCGAACTGGCCGACAACGCCTGGTTGAGCTGTCCGGCGGATCCCCGAATCCTGTTCGAATTGCCAGCCGAACAGCGACTGCAGGCCGCCGCCGCCAGTCTTGGCATCGACCTGCGACTGTTGAGTAGCCAGGTGGGCCACGCATGA
- a CDS encoding energy transducer TonB has product MNAAIRQPSSVSPRVRPADRLGFTLFLAAVLHVALILGLGFSIAEPQQISKTLEITLSTFKSKEKPKEADFLAQDNQQGSGTLEHKASPKTNVQAPFQDTEVRKVSPPPSRPQATRQEAPKAAIATRSPQPDKTPTKQQRQPQPKPQAAPAFDSSQLSAEIASLEAELAQDVERYAKRPRVNRQNSAATMRDISAWYRDEWRKKVERIGNLNYPDEARRQRIYGSLRMLVTINRDGTVQELRVLESSGQPVLDEAALRIVRLAAPFAPFTGELGQKFDQVEIIRTWRFERGDRLSSR; this is encoded by the coding sequence ATGAACGCAGCAATCCGCCAGCCATCCTCAGTATCACCCCGCGTCCGCCCGGCCGATCGACTAGGTTTCACCCTGTTTCTCGCCGCCGTATTGCACGTCGCCTTGATCCTCGGCCTGGGCTTTTCGATTGCCGAGCCCCAGCAGATCAGCAAGACCCTGGAAATCACGCTGTCCACCTTCAAGAGCAAGGAAAAGCCCAAGGAGGCGGACTTCCTGGCCCAGGATAACCAGCAGGGCAGCGGTACGCTCGAGCACAAGGCATCGCCCAAGACCAACGTGCAGGCACCGTTTCAGGACACCGAGGTACGCAAGGTTTCCCCACCACCCAGCCGCCCGCAGGCAACCCGCCAGGAAGCGCCGAAGGCAGCGATTGCCACACGCAGCCCGCAACCCGACAAGACTCCGACCAAGCAACAGCGTCAACCGCAGCCCAAACCGCAAGCGGCGCCCGCATTCGATAGCTCCCAGCTGAGCGCCGAGATTGCCAGCCTAGAAGCCGAGCTGGCGCAGGACGTCGAGCGCTACGCCAAGCGACCGCGCGTCAATCGGCAGAACAGCGCGGCAACGATGCGTGACATCAGCGCTTGGTATCGCGACGAATGGCGCAAGAAGGTCGAGCGCATCGGCAACCTCAACTATCCGGACGAGGCCCGCCGCCAGCGTATCTACGGCAGCCTGCGGATGCTGGTAACCATCAACCGAGACGGCACGGTGCAAGAATTGCGCGTGCTTGAATCATCCGGCCAGCCCGTACTGGACGAGGCCGCGCTCCGCATCGTTCGCCTGGCGGCCCCCTTCGCGCCGTTCACCGGCGAGCTGGGGCAGAAGTTCGACCAGGTCGAGATCATCCGCACCTGGCGCTTCGAGCGTGGCGACCGACTGTCCAGTCGCTGA
- the gshB gene encoding glutathione synthase has protein sequence MTVRVGIIMDPIAQISFKKDSSLAMLLAAQARGWELHYMEQRDLYQQGSQARARMRPLTVFNDPTHWFETGEERDTALAELNVILMRKDPPFNSEYVYATYLLELAEQAGTLVVNRPQSLRDCNEKFFATQFPQCTPPTLVSRRSDILREFAREQRDIILKPLDEMGGASIFRHREGDPNLSVILEVLTEHGSRQIMAQRYIPAIKDGDKRILMIDGEPVPYCLARIPAAGETRGNLAAGGRGVAQPLSERDREIAAIVGPELRKRGLLFVGLDVIGDYLTEINITSPTCIREIDSAFDTRIAERLMEAIAAKLQA, from the coding sequence ATGACCGTTCGCGTCGGGATCATCATGGACCCTATCGCGCAGATCTCCTTCAAGAAGGACAGCTCGCTGGCCATGCTGTTGGCCGCCCAGGCCCGCGGCTGGGAGTTGCACTACATGGAGCAGCGCGACCTCTACCAACAGGGCAGCCAGGCCCGCGCGCGAATGCGCCCGCTAACGGTCTTCAATGACCCGACGCACTGGTTCGAAACCGGAGAGGAGCGCGACACCGCACTGGCCGAACTGAATGTGATCCTCATGCGCAAGGATCCGCCATTCAACAGCGAATACGTCTACGCCACCTACCTGCTGGAACTGGCCGAACAGGCTGGCACCCTGGTAGTCAATCGCCCCCAGAGCCTGCGCGACTGCAACGAGAAATTCTTCGCCACGCAGTTTCCGCAATGCACTCCGCCAACGCTGGTCAGTCGCCGGTCGGACATTCTGCGCGAGTTCGCCCGCGAGCAGCGTGACATCATTCTCAAACCCCTAGATGAAATGGGCGGCGCCTCGATATTCCGCCACCGCGAAGGCGACCCGAACCTCTCGGTGATCCTGGAGGTGCTGACCGAGCACGGCAGCCGCCAGATCATGGCGCAGCGCTATATCCCAGCCATCAAGGACGGCGACAAGCGCATCCTGATGATCGACGGGGAACCAGTGCCGTATTGCCTGGCTCGCATCCCTGCCGCTGGCGAGACGCGCGGCAATCTCGCCGCCGGCGGGCGCGGCGTCGCCCAACCGCTATCGGAGCGCGACCGCGAGATCGCCGCCATCGTTGGTCCGGAGCTGCGTAAGCGTGGCCTGCTGTTCGTTGGATTGGATGTCATCGGCGACTACCTTACGGAAATCAATATCACCAGCCCGACCTGTATCCGCGAGATCGACAGCGCCTTCGACACGCGTATCGCCGAGCGCCTGATGGAGGCCATTGCCGCCAAGCTGCAAGCTTGA
- the pilG gene encoding twitching motility response regulator PilG codes for MEQHSEGLKVMVIDDSKTIRRTAETLLKKVGCDVITAVDGFDALAKIADTHPRIIFVDIMMPRLDGYQTCALIKNNSSFKSTPVIMLSSKDGLFDKAKGRIVGSDQYLTKPFSKEELLGAIKAHVPDFVPIEQAS; via the coding sequence ATGGAACAGCACTCCGAGGGCTTGAAGGTCATGGTGATCGATGATTCGAAAACGATTCGTCGCACCGCTGAAACCCTGCTGAAGAAAGTAGGTTGTGACGTCATCACGGCGGTGGATGGCTTCGATGCGCTCGCCAAGATCGCCGATACCCATCCGCGTATCATCTTTGTCGATATCATGATGCCTCGACTCGATGGTTATCAGACCTGCGCCTTGATCAAGAACAACAGCTCGTTCAAATCGACGCCGGTGATCATGCTGTCCTCCAAGGATGGCTTGTTCGACAAGGCGAAAGGGCGCATCGTCGGCTCCGATCAATACCTCACCAAACCTTTCAGTAAGGAAGAGCTGCTCGGCGCCATCAAGGCTCACGTTCCTGATTTCGTACCCATCGAGCAGGCATCCTGA
- the pilH gene encoding twitching motility response regulator PilH, whose protein sequence is MARVLIVDDSPTEMYKLAAMLEKHGHVVLKAENGADGVALARQEKPDAVLMDIVMPGLNGFQATRQLTKDSETSHIPVIIVTTKDQETDKVWGKRQGAKDYLTKPVDEATLLQTLNAVLAG, encoded by the coding sequence ATGGCTCGCGTTCTGATTGTTGATGACTCGCCGACCGAAATGTACAAGCTGGCTGCCATGCTGGAGAAGCACGGACATGTCGTGCTCAAGGCCGAGAATGGTGCTGACGGCGTGGCGCTGGCTCGGCAGGAAAAGCCGGACGCGGTACTGATGGATATCGTCATGCCGGGACTTAACGGTTTCCAGGCGACGCGGCAGCTGACCAAAGATTCGGAAACCAGTCACATTCCGGTGATCATCGTCACCACCAAGGATCAGGAAACCGATAAGGTCTGGGGCAAGCGCCAGGGGGCCAAGGACTACCTGACCAAGCCAGTGGACGAGGCGACGCTGTTGCAGACCTTGAACGCCGTGCTGGCTGGCTGA
- a CDS encoding chemotaxis protein CheW — translation MSDKQAPFQRLLEIDGRCRQLAAGLPSQQEVVQTWGGIGFRMGGRLFVAPMGEVGEILHEPRYTLLPGVKSWVKGVANVRGRLLPVMDLCGYLGYELSPLRKQRRLLVVDHQDVFAGLTVDEVFGMQHFPVEAFSEQVPPVEAAIQPFIHGVFQREQPWLVFSPHALAAHPTFMDVAF, via the coding sequence ATGTCGGATAAGCAGGCACCATTTCAGCGACTGCTGGAGATCGATGGTCGTTGCCGTCAGCTAGCAGCAGGGCTGCCCTCTCAGCAAGAGGTAGTGCAGACCTGGGGCGGGATCGGTTTTCGTATGGGGGGGCGGTTGTTCGTCGCGCCGATGGGGGAGGTTGGCGAGATCCTGCATGAACCGCGCTATACCTTGCTGCCTGGCGTCAAAAGCTGGGTTAAAGGGGTTGCCAACGTGCGCGGCCGATTGTTGCCGGTAATGGATCTATGCGGCTACTTGGGCTACGAACTATCGCCTTTACGCAAACAGCGCCGGCTGCTCGTCGTTGATCATCAGGACGTCTTCGCAGGGCTGACGGTCGACGAGGTCTTCGGCATGCAGCACTTTCCCGTGGAGGCGTTCTCGGAGCAAGTGCCACCGGTAGAGGCGGCAATTCAGCCTTTTATTCACGGCGTATTTCAGCGGGAACAGCCTTGGCTGGTCTTCAGCCCGCATGCGCTGGCGGCGCATCCGACTTTCATGGATGTTGCTTTCTGA
- a CDS encoding methyl-accepting chemotaxis protein: MKKMKAIALLSGLRSNTLITGLFVVLIVSIVLLFANFAYVNRQADHDNEYIAHAGELRVLSQHIAKNAVEAAAGTKEAFASLKAARNDFDRRWGYLSKGDESIGLPAVPQSLQVEIDAVQQDWNTLRRNTDAILASEQTVLSLHQVATTLAETIPQLQVEYEEVVDILLESGAPAAQVSVAQRQSLLAERILGSVNKVLSGDQDSVQAADMFGRDASLFGRVLNAMIEGNVAMGITRATDAEALDRLAEIAELFQFVSGSVDEILETSPELFQVRESANSIFEVSQTLLDKTSALGEGLQNRADARYLNTIAGYVLGALALASIILIGLVMVQEARRRLSETAEKNERNQAAILRLLDEIGDLADGDLTVAATVTEDFTGAIADSINYSIDQLRELVETINQTAVQVSGAAQETQATAMHLAEASEHQAQEIAGASAAINEMAVSIDQVSANAAESSAVAERSVAIANKGNEVVHNTITGMDNIREQIQDTSKRIKRLGESSQEIGDIVSLINDIADQTNILALNAAIQASMAGDAGRGFAVVADEVQRLAERSSAATKQIEALVKTIQTDTNEAVISMEQTTSEVVRGARLAQDAGVALEEIEKVSKTLAALIQNISNAARQQASSAGHISNTMNVIQEITSQTSSGTSATARSIGNLAKMANEMRQSVSGFTLPDAQDRA; the protein is encoded by the coding sequence ATGAAAAAAATGAAAGCGATTGCTTTGTTGAGCGGCCTGCGTAGCAATACGCTCATCACTGGGCTGTTCGTTGTTCTGATCGTTTCGATCGTACTGTTGTTCGCGAATTTCGCGTACGTCAATCGGCAGGCCGACCATGATAACGAGTACATCGCGCACGCTGGCGAACTGCGCGTACTGTCACAGCACATCGCAAAGAACGCGGTGGAAGCTGCGGCCGGTACGAAGGAAGCCTTCGCCTCGTTGAAGGCGGCCCGCAACGACTTCGACCGGCGCTGGGGTTATTTGTCCAAGGGTGACGAAAGCATCGGCCTGCCCGCCGTACCGCAGAGCCTGCAGGTCGAGATCGATGCGGTGCAGCAGGATTGGAACACGCTACGTCGCAACACTGACGCCATTCTGGCCAGCGAGCAGACGGTGCTGTCGCTGCATCAGGTGGCGACCACTCTGGCTGAAACCATTCCACAGCTGCAGGTTGAATACGAAGAGGTCGTCGACATCCTGTTGGAAAGCGGGGCACCCGCCGCCCAGGTTTCGGTCGCGCAGCGCCAGTCTCTGCTGGCGGAACGTATTCTCGGCTCGGTGAACAAGGTGCTTTCCGGCGACCAGGATTCGGTGCAGGCTGCAGACATGTTCGGCCGTGATGCCAGCCTCTTCGGTCGCGTTCTGAATGCGATGATCGAAGGCAACGTGGCAATGGGGATCACCCGCGCGACGGATGCCGAGGCGCTTGATCGCCTGGCAGAGATCGCCGAACTGTTCCAATTTGTCTCGGGTTCGGTGGACGAAATTCTGGAAACCTCGCCCGAACTGTTCCAGGTACGCGAGTCTGCCAACAGCATTTTCGAGGTGTCGCAGACACTGCTCGATAAGACGTCCGCGCTTGGCGAGGGTCTGCAGAACCGTGCCGATGCCCGCTATCTCAATACCATCGCCGGCTACGTACTGGGCGCCTTGGCGCTGGCGTCGATCATCCTGATCGGTCTCGTGATGGTGCAGGAAGCGCGTCGTCGCTTGAGCGAAACGGCCGAGAAAAACGAGCGCAACCAGGCCGCGATTCTGCGCCTGCTCGATGAAATCGGCGACCTCGCCGACGGTGACCTCACCGTGGCGGCGACTGTAACCGAGGACTTCACCGGCGCGATTGCTGACTCCATCAACTACTCCATCGACCAGCTGCGCGAACTGGTGGAAACCATCAACCAAACTGCGGTACAGGTTTCCGGCGCGGCCCAGGAAACCCAGGCGACCGCCATGCACCTGGCCGAGGCGTCCGAACATCAGGCACAGGAGATCGCCGGGGCTTCGGCGGCAATCAACGAGATGGCCGTTTCCATTGACCAGGTATCCGCCAACGCCGCTGAATCGTCCGCGGTAGCAGAGCGCTCGGTTGCGATTGCCAACAAGGGTAACGAAGTGGTGCACAACACCATCACCGGCATGGATAACATCCGCGAGCAGATCCAGGACACTTCCAAGCGGATCAAGCGCCTGGGCGAGTCCTCGCAGGAGATCGGTGACATCGTCAGCCTGATCAACGACATCGCCGACCAGACCAACATCCTTGCGTTGAACGCTGCGATCCAGGCATCGATGGCCGGCGACGCGGGTCGCGGCTTCGCGGTGGTTGCGGATGAGGTTCAACGCCTGGCGGAACGCTCGTCCGCTGCGACCAAGCAGATCGAGGCGCTGGTCAAGACCATTCAGACCGATACCAACGAGGCCGTAATCTCGATGGAGCAGACCACGTCGGAAGTGGTACGCGGTGCACGCCTTGCGCAGGATGCCGGTGTGGCGCTGGAGGAGATCGAGAAAGTGTCCAAGACCCTTGCGGCGCTTATCCAGAACATTTCCAACGCAGCGCGCCAGCAGGCCTCCTCTGCCGGTCACATCTCCAACACCATGAACGTGATTCAGGAGATCACCTCGCAGACCTCGTCCGGTACCAGCGCCACTGCCAGAAGCATTGGTAACCTTGCCAAGATGGCCAACGAGATGCGCCAGTCGGTTTCCGGCTTCACTCTGCCGGACGCTCAGGATCGGGCGTGA
- a CDS encoding CheR family methyltransferase gives MQSRLDWALEPIAEMSAAEFHVWQALLEERSGMVVSEGRRVFLQTNLSARMREIGAADYSSYYRQVTAGPRGAVEWSLLMDRLTVQETRFFRHPESFTLLERYLAQRLRHEGIERPWSLWSVGCASGEETYSLAISASEVLRDCAAVDRFGVTGTDISLSALEKGRNAIYDERRLEQVSAPLRERYFVSMPHNRAQVAPELVARVCFAKLNVLELASAPLAGLDVIFCQNLLIYFRRWRRREILNRLAERLAPGGLLVVGVGEVVGWQHPDLVPVADDQVLAFTRKSL, from the coding sequence ATGCAGTCAAGACTGGACTGGGCTTTGGAGCCGATTGCCGAGATGTCGGCAGCGGAATTCCATGTCTGGCAGGCCCTGCTCGAAGAGCGTTCGGGCATGGTGGTTTCCGAGGGGCGTCGCGTCTTTCTGCAGACCAATCTCAGTGCGCGCATGCGCGAAATCGGCGCCGCCGACTATTCGAGTTACTACCGCCAGGTCACGGCCGGCCCGCGTGGTGCGGTGGAATGGTCGCTGCTCATGGACCGGCTGACGGTGCAGGAAACTCGGTTCTTTCGGCATCCCGAGTCGTTCACGCTGCTTGAGCGCTATCTGGCGCAGCGTTTGCGCCACGAAGGCATCGAGCGGCCCTGGAGCCTCTGGAGCGTCGGTTGTGCCAGCGGCGAGGAGACTTACTCGTTGGCCATCAGCGCCTCCGAAGTCCTGCGCGATTGCGCCGCTGTCGATCGTTTCGGTGTAACCGGCACCGATATCAGCCTCAGTGCTCTGGAGAAGGGGCGCAATGCTATTTACGACGAGCGTCGTCTGGAGCAGGTATCGGCGCCCTTGCGTGAGCGTTATTTCGTCAGCATGCCGCACAACCGTGCCCAGGTCGCGCCTGAGTTGGTGGCGCGGGTCTGCTTCGCCAAGCTAAATGTTCTGGAGCTGGCCAGCGCGCCGCTTGCAGGACTGGACGTCATTTTCTGTCAGAACCTGCTGATCTATTTTCGTCGCTGGCGCCGCCGCGAAATCCTCAACCGTCTGGCCGAGCGACTCGCGCCGGGAGGATTGCTGGTGGTCGGTGTCGGCGAGGTGGTGGGTTGGCAGCATCCGGACCTGGTGCCGGTGGCCGATGATCAGGTTCTGGCCTTTACCCGGAAGAGTTTATGA